A single region of the Rhizobium sp. NLR16a genome encodes:
- a CDS encoding NIPSNAP family protein, which produces MIHELRIYTCLPERLPALQQRFETATLAIWERLGIRSLGFWTTMIGSSSNDLTYLLEWRSLAEREQKWAEFIADREWQEAKAKSEADGAIVANITSSLLKPTRFYRGFSNPSE; this is translated from the coding sequence ATGATCCACGAATTGCGCATCTATACATGTTTGCCGGAGAGGCTGCCGGCACTACAGCAGCGTTTCGAGACCGCGACGCTGGCGATCTGGGAACGCCTCGGCATCCGCTCACTCGGCTTCTGGACGACGATGATCGGTTCTTCCAGCAACGATCTGACCTATCTGCTCGAATGGCGGTCGCTGGCGGAGCGCGAGCAGAAATGGGCCGAATTCATCGCTGATCGTGAGTGGCAGGAAGCGAAGGCGAAGAGCGAGGCGGATGGGGCGATCGTCGCCAACATCACCAGTTCGCTGCTGAAGCCGACACGCTTCTACCGCGGCTTCTCCAACCCGTCGGAATAA
- a CDS encoding GYD domain-containing protein produces the protein MAMYLTRFSYTPETWARMIEKPEDRREAARSYIESVGGKLHGFWYAFGEHDGWNLWEAPDNVSMAAVTLAIGAGGALSSIETTVLLEVEDTILALERAKSIRYRPPAA, from the coding sequence ATGGCCATGTATCTCACACGCTTCAGCTACACGCCCGAGACCTGGGCGCGCATGATCGAAAAGCCTGAGGATCGCCGCGAGGCGGCACGCAGCTACATCGAATCCGTGGGCGGCAAACTCCATGGGTTCTGGTACGCCTTCGGCGAGCATGACGGATGGAATTTGTGGGAGGCGCCTGACAACGTATCGATGGCGGCCGTCACGCTTGCGATCGGCGCCGGCGGCGCGCTCAGCTCGATCGAGACCACCGTGCTGCTCGAAGTCGAGGATACGATCCTGGCCCTGGAAAGAGCGAAGTCGATCCGATACCGCCCGCCGGCAGCCTAG
- a CDS encoding NAD(P)-dependent oxidoreductase: MLILVTGATGKVGRRFITGLLDEPRFSKARIRALCHNRVLDETDRVSVVKGSIADSDVVAAAMDGVTHVVHLATCKEIPADVMDITVKGLFWLLEAFRASPTAKQFILIGGDAGIGHFFYRHDGPVTEKTPHSAYPGCYALSKVLEEVMLEQFAIQYGINSCCLRAPWIMEKDDFKFTLSFGDDVFGGPDWKSLVPPADAERYARAGTVPLLRDADGRPLKRNFVHVDDLVTAILAAIDNPRAVGQLFNIAMDRPVDYGEVAAYLARTRGLGSVDIPSEYHSNWMDNSKAKFLLDWRPVYDLEKLIDSAWEYRRSREEPRIVWYPG; encoded by the coding sequence ATGCTGATCCTTGTCACCGGGGCTACGGGCAAGGTCGGGCGGCGCTTCATTACTGGGCTGCTTGACGAGCCGCGATTTTCCAAAGCACGCATTCGCGCGCTTTGCCATAATCGCGTGCTTGATGAAACCGACCGCGTCAGTGTCGTGAAGGGTTCGATCGCCGACAGCGACGTCGTCGCAGCGGCGATGGACGGTGTCACCCATGTCGTGCACCTCGCCACCTGCAAGGAGATCCCCGCGGATGTGATGGACATCACCGTCAAGGGGCTGTTCTGGCTGCTCGAGGCGTTCCGCGCCAGCCCCACGGCAAAGCAGTTCATCCTGATCGGCGGCGATGCCGGCATCGGGCATTTCTTCTATCGCCATGACGGACCGGTGACCGAAAAGACGCCGCATAGCGCCTATCCCGGCTGCTACGCGCTCTCCAAGGTGCTGGAAGAGGTGATGCTCGAGCAGTTCGCCATCCAATACGGCATCAACAGCTGCTGCCTGCGCGCTCCCTGGATCATGGAGAAGGACGATTTCAAGTTTACCCTCTCTTTTGGTGACGATGTCTTCGGCGGGCCGGACTGGAAGAGCCTGGTGCCGCCGGCCGATGCGGAACGTTATGCGCGCGCCGGCACGGTGCCGCTGCTGCGCGATGCCGACGGGCGGCCGCTGAAGCGCAATTTCGTCCATGTCGACGATCTTGTCACGGCGATCCTGGCGGCGATCGACAATCCGCGCGCCGTGGGGCAGCTTTTCAACATCGCGATGGACCGGCCGGTCGATTACGGCGAGGTCGCCGCTTATCTCGCCCGCACGCGCGGGCTCGGCTCGGTCGACATCCCGAGCGAATATCACTCGAACTGGATGGATAACAGCAAGGCGAAGTTCCTCTTGGACTGGCGCCCCGTCTACGATCTGGAAAAGCTCATCGATTCAGCCTGGGAATACCGGCGTTCAAGGGAGGAGCCTCGTATCGTCTGGTATCCCGGTTGA
- a CDS encoding BON domain-containing protein gives MKFGPDNNNHEERCPQGHSSAATIATIEAALSADPDIDSSAIEVRMLGPVVLLEGYITKPADREKAISLAAMIVGQENVHDRMLSRFPTQ, from the coding sequence ATGAAGTTCGGCCCTGACAACAACAACCACGAAGAGCGCTGTCCGCAAGGCCACAGTTCGGCAGCGACCATCGCCACAATCGAAGCAGCCCTTTCCGCTGATCCCGACATCGACAGCAGCGCTATCGAGGTCAGGATGCTCGGTCCCGTCGTGCTGCTGGAAGGCTATATTACAAAGCCCGCCGACCGCGAGAAAGCCATCTCGCTGGCGGCGATGATCGTCGGCCAGGAGAATGTCCACGACCGGATGCTGAGCCGTTTCCCGACGCAGTAG
- a CDS encoding DUF982 domain-containing protein has product MQTVGIVDWHTSEDFAPLMLVMDGQEKHRLVRSLGEVAGALIAAWPTDDGREYIAAVKTCLDAIQGNISPHVARAALIRAAEEAGIRVIAVVH; this is encoded by the coding sequence ATACAGACGGTCGGTATCGTGGACTGGCACACAAGCGAAGACTTCGCGCCTCTGATGCTTGTAATGGACGGTCAGGAAAAACACAGGCTGGTCCGGTCGCTCGGCGAGGTCGCCGGCGCGCTTATCGCCGCCTGGCCGACGGATGACGGCCGGGAATATATAGCGGCTGTAAAGACCTGCCTGGACGCGATCCAGGGCAATATTTCGCCCCATGTAGCGCGCGCCGCACTCATTCGCGCCGCGGAGGAAGCCGGAATACGGGTGATCGCGGTTGTTCACTGA
- a CDS encoding ABC transporter permease produces MAVTLDQTIAQRERSRLSEFVGSQTFWVLIAVILACLFLSFATDSFATAKNLYNITRNVTFVAIIALGMTLVIITGGIDLSVGSVLCLCSMVLAVTMHAGYGIEIGIAAAIGTALVVGAFNGVMIAYLDFPPFVVTLGMLSVARSLAMVASNNTVVFQFGPDHDKLLALGGGAWFLGIANPVLYMIILALLTGFVLRWTRFGRYIFAIGGNEHAATLTGVPVRRIKVAVYMISALSAGIAGIVQTGWLGAVTTNIGAGMELQVIAAAVIGGANLAGGVGTAFGALVGAALIEVIRNSLGLLGINAFWQGTFIGGAIVLAVLFDRIRNFRQSE; encoded by the coding sequence ATGGCAGTTACCCTTGACCAGACGATTGCGCAGAGAGAGCGAAGCCGGCTTTCGGAGTTCGTCGGCAGCCAGACCTTCTGGGTGCTGATCGCCGTCATTCTCGCCTGCCTCTTCCTGTCCTTCGCCACCGATTCCTTCGCGACGGCGAAGAACCTCTACAACATCACCCGCAACGTCACCTTTGTCGCCATCATCGCGCTCGGCATGACGCTCGTCATCATCACCGGCGGCATCGACCTCTCCGTGGGCTCGGTGCTCTGCCTCTGCAGCATGGTGCTGGCGGTCACCATGCATGCCGGCTACGGCATCGAAATCGGCATCGCGGCCGCGATCGGCACGGCGCTTGTCGTCGGCGCCTTCAACGGCGTGATGATCGCCTATCTCGATTTCCCGCCCTTCGTGGTGACGCTCGGCATGCTGTCAGTGGCGCGCAGCCTCGCCATGGTCGCCTCCAACAACACCGTGGTTTTCCAGTTCGGTCCCGATCACGACAAGCTGCTGGCGCTCGGCGGCGGAGCCTGGTTCCTCGGCATTGCCAATCCCGTCCTTTACATGATCATCCTGGCGCTGCTCACCGGCTTCGTGCTGCGCTGGACGCGCTTCGGCCGCTATATCTTTGCCATTGGCGGCAATGAACACGCCGCAACGCTGACCGGGGTTCCCGTGCGCCGCATCAAGGTCGCCGTCTACATGATCTCGGCGCTGTCTGCCGGCATTGCCGGCATCGTCCAGACCGGCTGGCTCGGCGCCGTCACCACCAATATCGGTGCCGGCATGGAGCTGCAGGTCATCGCCGCCGCCGTCATCGGCGGCGCCAATCTCGCCGGCGGCGTCGGCACCGCCTTCGGCGCCCTGGTCGGCGCGGCGCTGATCGAAGTGATCCGCAACAGCCTCGGCCTGCTCGGCATCAACGCCTTCTGGCAGGGGACCTTTATCGGCGGCGCGATCGTGCTGGCGGTGCTGTTCGATCGCATCCGGAATTTCAGGCAGAGCGAGTAG
- a CDS encoding sugar-binding protein has protein sequence MRKALLLGAAAVLAFTAGEAMAAKKQLVIVVKGLDNPFFEAINQGCQKWNKENASAEYECFYTGPASTSDEAGEAQIVQDMLGKADTAAIAISPSNAKLIAQTLKTANPSVPVMTLDADLAAEDSALRKTYLGTDNYLMGAKIGEYIKKAKPKGGKICTIEGNPGADNILRRAQGMRDTLSGKKGLDALKGEGGWTEVAGCPVFTNDDGAKGVQAMTDILAANPDLDAFGIMGGWPLFGAPQPYRDLFKPMADKIGKNEFVIGAADTIGDEVAIAKEGLVTALVGQRPFEMGYKAPTVMMDLIAGKKVDDPVFTGLDECTKDTVDTCIQK, from the coding sequence ATGAGGAAGGCATTATTGCTGGGTGCTGCTGCAGTCCTGGCGTTCACGGCCGGTGAGGCCATGGCCGCCAAGAAGCAGCTGGTCATCGTCGTCAAGGGCCTCGACAATCCGTTCTTCGAGGCGATTAACCAGGGTTGCCAGAAGTGGAACAAGGAAAACGCCTCGGCCGAATATGAATGCTTCTATACCGGCCCGGCATCGACCTCGGACGAGGCCGGCGAAGCGCAGATCGTCCAGGATATGCTCGGCAAGGCCGATACGGCGGCAATCGCCATCTCGCCCTCCAACGCCAAGCTGATCGCCCAGACGCTGAAGACGGCCAATCCGAGCGTGCCCGTCATGACGCTCGACGCCGATCTGGCGGCCGAAGATTCGGCTCTGCGCAAGACCTATCTCGGCACCGACAACTACCTGATGGGCGCCAAGATCGGCGAGTATATCAAGAAGGCCAAGCCGAAGGGCGGCAAGATCTGCACCATCGAGGGCAATCCCGGCGCCGACAACATCCTGCGCCGCGCCCAGGGCATGCGTGACACGCTGAGCGGCAAGAAGGGGCTCGACGCCCTGAAGGGCGAAGGCGGCTGGACCGAGGTGGCGGGCTGCCCGGTCTTTACCAATGACGACGGCGCCAAGGGCGTGCAGGCGATGACCGACATCCTTGCCGCCAATCCCGACCTCGATGCCTTCGGCATCATGGGCGGTTGGCCGCTGTTCGGCGCACCGCAGCCCTATCGCGACCTGTTCAAGCCGATGGCCGACAAGATCGGCAAGAACGAATTCGTCATCGGCGCCGCCGACACGATCGGCGACGAAGTGGCGATCGCCAAGGAGGGCCTCGTGACCGCGCTCGTCGGCCAGCGGCCCTTCGAAATGGGCTACAAGGCGCCGACCGTGATGATGGATCTCATCGCCGGCAAGAAGGTCGACGATCCGGTCTTCACCGGGCTTGACGAGTGCACCAAGGATACGGTCGACACCTGCATCCAGAAATGA
- a CDS encoding ATP-binding cassette domain-containing protein, whose product MADQRTPLVELKNISISFGGIHAVDNASVDLYPGEVVALLGHNGAGKSTLIKILSGAYKRDGGEILINGEPAEIRNPRDAKKYGIETIYQTLAVADNVDAAANLYLGRELKTRWGTLDDVAMEASAREVMGRLNPNFKRFKEPVKALSGGQRQSVAIARAILFNARILIMDEPTAALGPQETAQVGELIKQLKKEGIGIFLISHDIHDVFDLADRVSVMKNGQVVGHARTEDVTKDEVLGMIILGKVPPKAIPGPGAMQI is encoded by the coding sequence ATGGCTGATCAACGCACTCCCCTCGTGGAACTGAAAAACATCTCGATCTCCTTCGGCGGCATCCACGCCGTGGACAACGCCTCGGTCGATCTCTACCCCGGCGAAGTGGTGGCCCTGCTCGGCCATAACGGCGCCGGCAAATCGACGCTGATCAAGATCCTCTCCGGCGCCTACAAGCGCGATGGCGGCGAGATCCTGATCAATGGCGAGCCGGCCGAGATCCGCAACCCGCGCGATGCCAAGAAATACGGCATCGAGACGATCTACCAGACGCTTGCTGTGGCAGACAATGTCGACGCCGCCGCCAACCTCTATCTCGGCCGTGAACTGAAGACCCGCTGGGGCACGCTCGACGACGTGGCGATGGAAGCCTCGGCGCGCGAGGTGATGGGGCGCTTGAACCCCAACTTCAAGCGCTTCAAGGAGCCGGTGAAGGCGCTTTCGGGCGGCCAGCGGCAATCGGTGGCGATCGCCCGCGCCATCCTCTTCAACGCCCGCATCCTGATCATGGACGAGCCGACGGCGGCCCTCGGCCCGCAGGAGACGGCGCAGGTGGGCGAGCTGATCAAGCAGCTGAAGAAGGAAGGCATCGGCATCTTCCTCATCAGCCACGACATCCACGATGTCTTCGACCTCGCCGACCGCGTTTCGGTGATGAAGAACGGCCAGGTGGTGGGCCACGCCCGCACCGAGGACGTGACCAAGGACGAGGTGCTCGGCATGATCATCCTCGGCAAGGTGCCGCCGAAAGCCATCCCCGGCCCCGGCGCCATGCAGATCTGA
- a CDS encoding acyltransferase family protein, which translates to MKVYRPEIDGLRAISVIAVILYHAEFTVAGHTLLQGGYIGVDVFFVISGFLISRILLTEIEATGRIDFLKFYARRARRILPALFAVIFATMPFAYYFLLPLELTDYANSIGSSLLFGSNIYFYFTAAQYGEPNTLLKPFLHTWSLSVEEQFYIGFPVLLLIVRRYLKSRFLPCVLVAAALSFVFCFVTVRHDPQQAFYSPLTRAWELLAGTLLAYYEVRRGRPRPQPLLAAAGLILVVGSLILFEKGTVHPGRVTVIPVLGTCLVLAFASRENAIGRLLASRPAALTGLVSYSLYLWHYPVFAFWRLTSLDFGNSDKFLAITVTVLVSVVSFVVVEKPLRHSRRSRALWVTLSSSVATIAAAVLSAIMMAGFPHRLDDVYSPLAQANEARLESTFLSLNDNIQAEKPVIFIIGDSHARNWSIALKNYIDTDRYQVVALSYLNCMVEIKNDNVKAPSRASIYDKYCIPFEQYINDKSLLSRTKAIFLTSLRPFEYTANAFRFELISWMKSHSDNARVFVFGNYFQLDESHSCLGLMFQRKSDASICLREASYPPANQPLAQLPLFPSDLAFTYVDIVKLHCDYDKEKCLTSSKGVPFITDWNHMTAEFLTTLIGDILEKRTADLRSDGLLDFLVPPHASQAERTASSQPNATSSASPSN; encoded by the coding sequence TTGAAGGTTTACCGACCAGAGATTGACGGCCTAAGGGCCATATCGGTGATAGCGGTTATTCTCTATCACGCCGAGTTCACGGTTGCCGGCCACACGTTGCTTCAGGGTGGATACATCGGCGTCGATGTGTTTTTTGTGATCAGCGGCTTCCTGATTTCCCGGATTTTGCTGACAGAAATCGAAGCGACGGGACGTATCGATTTCCTCAAATTCTATGCCCGGCGTGCCCGAAGAATTCTGCCTGCATTGTTCGCAGTCATTTTCGCGACGATGCCCTTCGCCTATTATTTTTTGTTGCCGTTGGAACTCACTGACTACGCGAACTCCATAGGCTCTTCGCTCCTGTTTGGATCGAACATCTATTTTTATTTTACCGCCGCGCAGTACGGGGAGCCCAATACCCTTCTCAAGCCTTTTCTTCACACCTGGTCGTTGAGCGTCGAAGAGCAATTTTATATTGGGTTTCCGGTCTTGTTGCTGATCGTGCGCCGATACCTGAAATCCAGGTTTTTGCCGTGCGTGTTGGTCGCGGCAGCCCTGAGCTTTGTATTCTGTTTCGTCACGGTACGGCACGATCCGCAACAGGCCTTCTACTCGCCGCTCACCCGGGCCTGGGAACTGCTGGCCGGAACACTGCTCGCCTATTACGAGGTGCGGCGTGGACGGCCTCGCCCCCAGCCGTTGCTCGCGGCGGCCGGGCTTATCCTCGTTGTTGGTTCACTCATCTTGTTTGAAAAGGGTACGGTTCATCCTGGCCGGGTCACTGTGATTCCAGTTCTCGGGACCTGTCTGGTGCTCGCATTCGCCAGCCGCGAGAACGCAATCGGGCGCCTGTTGGCTTCTCGGCCTGCGGCGCTCACCGGATTGGTGTCCTACTCCTTATATTTGTGGCATTATCCGGTCTTCGCCTTCTGGCGGCTGACGAGCTTGGATTTCGGCAACAGCGACAAGTTTCTCGCCATCACGGTGACGGTCCTGGTCTCAGTCGTCAGCTTTGTCGTCGTCGAAAAGCCCCTTCGCCACAGCAGGAGAAGCCGCGCTCTCTGGGTCACCTTAAGCTCATCCGTTGCAACCATCGCGGCTGCTGTCCTTTCAGCAATCATGATGGCCGGTTTTCCTCACAGGTTGGATGACGTCTATTCACCTCTCGCGCAGGCGAACGAAGCACGGCTCGAAAGCACGTTTTTAAGCTTGAACGACAACATTCAAGCTGAGAAGCCCGTGATCTTCATCATTGGGGACTCGCACGCCAGAAACTGGTCGATTGCGCTGAAAAATTACATCGATACCGACCGGTATCAAGTCGTGGCCCTCAGCTATTTGAACTGCATGGTCGAGATCAAGAACGATAATGTCAAAGCCCCCTCTCGCGCCAGCATTTACGACAAATACTGCATTCCCTTTGAACAATATATCAACGACAAATCATTGCTCAGCCGAACGAAAGCGATCTTCCTCACGAGCCTTCGGCCTTTCGAGTACACCGCCAACGCGTTCAGGTTCGAGCTTATTTCCTGGATGAAAAGCCACTCGGATAACGCGCGCGTTTTCGTTTTCGGAAACTATTTCCAGCTCGACGAATCGCACTCGTGCCTGGGGCTGATGTTTCAGAGAAAATCCGATGCCTCCATATGCCTGCGGGAAGCGAGCTATCCGCCGGCCAACCAGCCTTTGGCGCAATTGCCGTTGTTCCCTTCCGATCTTGCGTTCACCTATGTCGATATCGTCAAGCTTCACTGCGATTACGACAAGGAGAAATGCCTCACCAGCAGCAAGGGTGTTCCGTTCATCACAGACTGGAACCATATGACAGCAGAATTTCTGACAACCTTGATTGGTGACATTCTGGAAAAGAGAACCGCCGATCTACGCAGCGACGGCCTGCTCGATTTCCTGGTACCGCCGCACGCCAGCCAAGCCGAACGAACGGCAAGTTCTCAGCCGAACGCCACCTCTTCCGCTTCTCCATCGAATTAA
- a CDS encoding DUF1236 domain-containing protein — protein MKSNHLTMLLAVLSLSVSPLATLPAAAQQDATKSSGQTQSGSQSTDSGSQAGSGKTDCTPDASGACPQGKGQTTQQKSGQGSDMKKSAEQPSNDNGSTSGSPSGKASTETKPASPDASGATTTEQKPAAKSGTTTTQSGDTSKQPSDQNATMTNKSSSETNVNNNTTTNNQTNTKTNVNISVEQQTEIRTVVKEVHVKPVKEVDFTVSVGVKIPKKVRLEPLPPRIVKIVPQYVGYRFFILADGRIVIVDPNALTVVYIIEA, from the coding sequence ATGAAAAGCAACCATCTCACCATGCTTCTGGCAGTGCTGTCGCTTAGCGTGTCGCCGCTTGCCACACTGCCGGCCGCGGCCCAGCAGGACGCCACCAAGAGCAGCGGCCAGACCCAGTCCGGTTCTCAAAGCACGGATTCCGGTTCGCAGGCCGGCTCCGGCAAGACCGACTGCACCCCCGATGCTTCCGGAGCCTGCCCGCAGGGCAAGGGCCAGACGACGCAACAGAAATCCGGCCAGGGCTCCGACATGAAAAAGAGCGCTGAACAGCCTTCGAACGACAACGGTTCGACGAGTGGAAGCCCCTCGGGCAAGGCTTCGACGGAAACCAAGCCCGCATCGCCGGACGCCAGCGGCGCCACCACGACCGAACAGAAGCCCGCCGCCAAATCCGGCACCACCACCACGCAGAGCGGCGATACGTCGAAGCAGCCGAGCGATCAGAACGCGACGATGACAAACAAGAGCTCGTCCGAAACCAACGTCAACAACAACACGACGACCAACAACCAGACGAACACCAAAACCAACGTCAACATCTCGGTCGAGCAGCAGACCGAAATTCGAACGGTCGTAAAGGAGGTCCATGTCAAGCCGGTGAAGGAAGTGGACTTCACGGTCTCCGTCGGGGTGAAAATCCCGAAGAAAGTCCGGCTTGAACCACTGCCCCCACGCATCGTCAAGATCGTTCCGCAGTATGTAGGCTATCGCTTCTTCATCCTTGCGGATGGCCGGATCGTTATCGTCGATCCGAATGCTCTGACGGTTGTCTACATCATCGAGGCCTGA
- a CDS encoding ATP-binding cassette domain-containing protein, with product MVAVLELTNISKHFGAIQAVNDVSFTLEAGQVVGLMGDNGAGKSTLVKMIAGNFRPSEGTMRLDGKEIVMHRPVEARQHGIEIVHQDLALCNNLTAAANVFLGRELSRGVGPFRILDYKTMYRRAGEIFKELKSETRPRDLVKQMSGGQRQAVAIARTMLSEAKIVLMDEPTAAISVRQVAEVLNLIRELRDRGIAVVLISHRMPDVFTVADRVIVMRRGRKVADKPIAASSPEEVTGLITGAIEQV from the coding sequence CTGGTTGCGGTTCTCGAACTCACCAATATTTCTAAGCACTTCGGCGCCATCCAGGCTGTCAATGACGTGTCGTTTACGCTCGAAGCCGGCCAGGTCGTCGGCCTGATGGGCGATAACGGCGCCGGAAAGAGCACGCTGGTCAAGATGATCGCCGGCAACTTCCGGCCGAGCGAGGGCACGATGCGCCTCGACGGCAAGGAGATCGTCATGCACCGGCCGGTCGAGGCGCGCCAGCACGGCATCGAGATCGTCCATCAGGATCTGGCGCTCTGCAACAATCTGACGGCCGCCGCCAACGTCTTCCTCGGCCGGGAGCTCAGTCGCGGCGTCGGCCCGTTCCGCATTCTCGATTACAAGACGATGTATCGGCGCGCCGGCGAGATCTTCAAGGAGCTGAAATCGGAAACCCGCCCGCGCGATCTCGTCAAACAGATGTCGGGCGGTCAGCGGCAGGCGGTGGCGATCGCCCGCACCATGCTGTCGGAGGCGAAGATCGTGCTGATGGACGAGCCGACGGCCGCCATCTCGGTTCGCCAGGTGGCCGAGGTCTTGAACCTGATCCGCGAGCTGCGCGATCGCGGCATTGCGGTCGTGCTGATCAGCCATCGCATGCCCGACGTGTTCACCGTCGCCGATCGGGTCATCGTCATGCGCCGCGGCCGGAAAGTCGCCGACAAACCGATTGCGGCGAGTTCGCCGGAGGAAGTGACGGGTCTCATAACAGGCGCCATCGAACAGGTTTGA
- a CDS encoding DUF1236 domain-containing protein, whose translation MNIKAVTTAAGILLASASAFAQQSTVTGAVGGAATGAIVGGPVGAAVGGIVGGVAGSVIDPPPSKVVTYVEQAPAPAERVVAKEKVVVGQPLPETVVVTPIPDDPKYAYAIVNDQRVIVEPSSRTVIQVIE comes from the coding sequence ATGAATATCAAAGCAGTAACAACTGCCGCTGGCATCCTGCTGGCATCGGCGTCTGCCTTTGCGCAGCAGTCGACGGTCACAGGTGCGGTCGGTGGCGCCGCGACGGGTGCCATCGTCGGCGGCCCGGTGGGTGCCGCCGTCGGGGGCATTGTCGGCGGCGTCGCAGGCAGCGTCATCGATCCGCCGCCGTCAAAGGTGGTGACCTATGTCGAGCAGGCTCCCGCCCCGGCTGAGCGCGTCGTGGCGAAGGAGAAGGTTGTCGTCGGGCAACCCCTGCCGGAGACCGTCGTCGTGACGCCAATTCCCGATGATCCGAAATATGCATACGCGATCGTCAACGATCAGCGTGTGATCGTCGAACCTTCCTCGCGGACGGTTATCCAGGTCATCGAATGA
- a CDS encoding DUF882 domain-containing protein, giving the protein MLKYSQGLSGEALGGIAALLSRAKRFASQTILPALFALPALIGSASLASAEDRALKLFFTHTGERATITYKRDGKFDPKGLSQINRFLRDWRRNEPTRMDPRLLDLVWEVYKKSGGKDYIHVVSAYRSPATNNMLRNRSRSTGVAKKSQHMLGKAMDFYVPGVKLSTLRAIAMQMQVGGVGYYPTSGSPFVHLDVGNVRAWPRMSRQELARIFPNGKTMHLPADGRPLPGYNQAVANYRKRVSATAIEIASTAGEDEDVAASSTPSGDTKDGKLVTALLPAPKSRALNALAQQTGAVERDDKGSASDLSSLPIPIPAMRPSAVAQDAGADDRLETASIGPIAALPEKRPPASPAHARFHPVVGAQQTSRQDVDMIASLPMIASWEEADFLGSTSEAALMQWALHSPGAAFGLSAPRLSPRTVHREAHVAASDENPVPVAATGPFDASRFSSLPEG; this is encoded by the coding sequence GTGTTGAAGTATTCACAGGGTTTATCGGGTGAAGCCTTGGGCGGAATTGCCGCGCTCCTGTCGCGTGCCAAACGCTTCGCATCGCAGACCATTCTGCCGGCTCTATTTGCGCTGCCGGCACTTATCGGTTCTGCGTCCCTCGCCTCAGCGGAAGATCGGGCGCTGAAGCTGTTCTTTACCCATACGGGCGAAAGGGCCACGATTACCTACAAGCGGGATGGAAAGTTCGATCCCAAGGGCCTGTCTCAGATCAACCGGTTTCTGCGCGACTGGCGAAGGAACGAGCCGACGCGGATGGATCCGCGGCTGCTGGACCTGGTCTGGGAGGTGTACAAGAAGAGCGGCGGCAAGGATTATATCCACGTCGTCTCCGCCTATCGGTCCCCTGCCACCAACAACATGCTGCGCAATCGCTCGCGCAGCACTGGAGTCGCCAAGAAGAGCCAGCACATGCTGGGCAAGGCGATGGATTTCTACGTTCCCGGCGTGAAGCTTTCAACGCTGCGTGCCATTGCCATGCAGATGCAGGTCGGCGGTGTCGGGTATTATCCGACCTCGGGATCGCCCTTCGTGCATCTCGACGTCGGCAATGTCCGGGCCTGGCCCCGCATGTCCCGGCAGGAACTCGCGCGCATATTCCCGAATGGGAAGACGATGCATCTTCCGGCCGATGGCCGCCCGCTGCCGGGATATAACCAGGCGGTTGCAAACTACAGGAAGCGCGTCAGTGCCACCGCGATCGAGATCGCCAGCACCGCCGGAGAAGACGAAGACGTGGCGGCGTCGAGCACGCCGAGCGGCGACACCAAGGACGGCAAGCTGGTGACGGCGCTGCTGCCGGCGCCGAAGAGCCGGGCCTTGAATGCGCTCGCGCAGCAGACCGGCGCGGTCGAGCGGGATGACAAAGGCTCTGCTTCGGATCTTTCATCTCTCCCGATTCCGATACCGGCGATGCGCCCGTCAGCCGTTGCGCAGGACGCGGGCGCGGACGACAGGCTGGAAACTGCCTCGATCGGCCCGATTGCAGCCCTTCCGGAGAAACGGCCGCCCGCATCGCCGGCTCACGCGCGCTTCCATCCCGTCGTCGGCGCACAGCAGACCTCCAGGCAGGACGTTGACATGATCGCCTCCCTGCCGATGATCGCGTCTTGGGAAGAAGCAGATTTCCTTGGATCGACGTCCGAAGCGGCGCTGATGCAATGGGCGCTGCATTCTCCCGGGGCGGCGTTTGGCTTGAGCGCGCCTCGCCTTTCTCCCCGCACGGTTCATCGCGAAGCGCATGTCGCGGCTTCAGACGAGAATCCCGTTCCGGTCGCCGCCACAGGTCCGTTCGACGCCAGCCGGTTTTCGTCGCTCCCGGAGGGTTGA